A genomic region of Melanotaenia boesemani isolate fMelBoe1 chromosome 13, fMelBoe1.pri, whole genome shotgun sequence contains the following coding sequences:
- the LOC121651489 gene encoding putative nuclease HARBI1, giving the protein MQNFTMDALALLEDYANGRIRMERVFRDHQDFLANDDDWLICRFRFPRAVLLNLCAELGPVLERSTRRNHAIPAHMQVLTTLGILATGSFQRELADRSGISQPSLSNVMPAVLDGIIKMSSRYIKFPYTVGEQANIKRQFAASTGFPNVIGAIDCTHVAIRAPSQNEFVYVNRKNVHSVNVQVISDSNLLLTNLVARWPGSTHDSFILAHSSVGNRLQAGASRDGWLLGDSGYPLRRWLLTPFANPQSAEEARFNSVHVRARSVVLMPLPRPPNNMFLRASTSPTSTSTSVSVKLRFLVFSVAMI; this is encoded by the exons ATGCAGAACTTCACAATGGATGCGCTGGCACTCCTTGAAGATTACGCAAACGGCAGGATCAGGATGGAGAGAGTTTTTAGAGACCATCAAGATTTCCTGGCCAACGATGATGACTGGCTGATATGCCGATTTAGATTTCCTAGAGCAGTGCTCTTAAATCTATGTGCTGAGTTGGGCCCAGTGTTGGAGCGATCAACCCGCCGGAACCATGCCATACCCGCGCATATGCAGGTGCTGACAACTCTCGGGATTCTGGCAACCGGCTCTTTCCAGCGGGAATTAGCCGACag GTCTGGAATATCTCAGCCATCGCTGAGTAATGTAATGCCTGCCGTTTTGGATGGCATTATAAAAATGAGCAGTCGATACATAAAGTTTCCATACACTGTAGGGGAACAGGccaacattaaaaggcaatttgcagcatcAACCGGTTTCCCAAATGTAATCGGCGCGATTGACTGCACTCACGTTGCTATAAGGGCTCCAAGTCAGAATGAGTTTGTCTACGTTAACCGAAAAAATGTGCATTCAGTTAACGTGCAAGTCATTTCCGACTCAAACTTGCTTCTGACAAATTTAGTGGCACGGTGGCCTGGGTCAACCCATGATTCATTCATCCTGGCACACAGCAGTGTAGGGaatagactgcaggcaggtgctTCGCGGGATGGGTGGCTTCTCG GTGACAGTGGCTATCCCCTGAGACGCTGGCTCCTCACGCCTTTTGCGAACCCGCAAAGCGCAGAGGAGGCGCGCTTCAATTCCGTCCACGTTCGTGCGCGCTCTGTTG TGCTGATGCCACTACCGAGGCCGCCAAATAATATGTTTTTGCGAGCCTCCACCTCACCAACAAGTACCTCCACCTCCGTCTCCGTAAAATTACGCTTCCTCGTCTTTTCGGTTGCCATGATTTAG